The region ACCGGCCGCGCCGGCTACCAGACCACCTGGACCTGCTCGCCCACGAACAGGTTGTCGAAGAACGTCACCGCCGCCTCGTGCGACAGGTGCACGCAGCCGTGCGACAGGTCCGACAAGCTCCCCTCGTGGAACGCGATGCCGTTGTCGGTGAAGTACACCGAGTACGGCATCGGCGCGTTGAACGGCACGCTCCAGTCGTCCTTCACCTTGCGCAACACCGAGAACGTGCCGGTGGGCGTCTCGTAACCCGGTCGGCCGTGCGTGACCGGGACCGGACCGTAGCTGGCCGTGCCGTTGTAGATCAGCCAAGCCTCGTTGGTGGACAGCTTCAGGCACGCCCCGTTGTGGATCGAGCAGGGCGTGCCTGGTGCTGCTTGAGCGGGTGCCGCGAAGCCGAAGACCAGGGCCAGCGCGGCGATGACAGTGCCGAGCTTCCTCATCCGAATCACCCCTCGGGGGTCGAGTACCCCTTCGACGGCGTGATCCAACCTCCGGTCTACGCGACCACCTGGACCTGTTCACCCACCTGGAGGTTCTCGAAGTAGGTGATGGCCGCCTCCATCGACAGGTGGATGCACCCGTGCGAGGGGTCCGTCAGGCTGCCTTCGTGGAACGCGATGCCGTAGTCGGTGAAGTAGGTCGAGTACGGCATCGGCGCGTTGTAGGGCCGGCTCCACTCGTCCTTCACCTTGTAGAGCACCGGGAAGTAGCCCGTGGGCGTCTCGTAACCGGGCCGGCCGGACGTGATGGGCACCGGGCCGTACTCGACCTTGCCGCCGCTGATCAGCCACGACTCGTCGGTCGACAACCGGATGCACGCGCCTTCGGTGATGTCGCACGGCGTCCCCTCCACGGTCACCGGCGGAGGCGGCGGCGCGGGCTGGGGCGTGGGCGACGAAGGTGCCGGCGGGACGGGCGTGGAGGAAGCGGGCGCGGACGGGTAGGGCGCGGACGAATAGGGCGCGGACGAATAGGGCGCCGACGGGTAGGTCACGGACGACGGTGTGCCCGGGACCGAGGAACCGGGGGCCGACGGGTAGCTGGACGCGGGGACGTCGGACGACGGGGGTGGTGCCGACGACGGACCCGGCGAAGCCGGCTGGGTCGTGCCACAGGCCGTGAGTCCCAGGAAAGCGATTGCCACCAACGCTGCCTTACGCATTACGCGCACCCCCAAGGTTGTTGCTGTTCTGCCCTGGAGACGCCGGCGGCTGGATCCCGGTTGCCGTGCACTGGTAACGGTTTGGCCGCCGGGGTGGTCCGGAAACGCCGAGAGGGCCGCCCCGCGTGAACGGGACGGCCCTCTCGTCAGGACACCGGTTGGTCTAGCTCACGAGCGTGCGCGCACGGAACCCGTGCACCCGGGGCGTGCTTACACAGCGCCCGCGTACTGGCTGATCCACGAGCGGAAGGCCGGGACGTCCATGTAGATCGACGGACCGGTCGCGCAGGTGGAGCTGCTGTTGCCGGCGCGGCTGGTGGCGCCGATCAGCTGCCACGCACCGCCGACCTGCTTGATCTGCGGGCCACCGGAGTCGCCGTAGCAGGCACCCGCGCGGCCGCCGGGGTTGCTGGTGCAGATCTCGTAGGAGCCGCTGATGCCCTGGCAGCTGCCGTCCGCCACGATCGACGTGTTCAGCTCCTGGAGGGTGACCGGAGCGCCACCGCAACCGCGCGGGGCGCAGGTCTGGCCCCAGCCGATGATGCGGGTGGCGGTGCCGGTCGCACCGGAGGCCGACGCCACCACGATCGGGGCCTGGGTCACGTTGGTGGCCAGGCGCACCAGCGCGATGTCGTAGCTCGGGTGCGTCACGACCTGCGCACCGGTGGCGACCGAGCCACCGCTGGAGCGGTTGGTCGTGCCGATCCGGGCGCGGATCGAGGAGGCCGAACGGCCCTGCACGCAGTGCTTGGCCGTCACGACCCAGTTCGCCTTGATCAGCGAGCCGCCGCAGAAGTGGCTGCCCGAGGTGCTCTGCAGGGAGACCATGAACGAGTAGACCTGGGTCGCGTTGCCGCCACCGACGATGTACGGCGTCACGCCGCCGTCCGTCGTCGGGGCCGCCGCCGCGCTACCGACGGTGGCGAGCGCGGCACCGGCCGCGACCGCGAAGGCGGTGAGCAGGGTACGAACCTTCATCATTTCCTCTCCGTGCCCGGAGCAGGGAGGCCAGGGCACGAATCGGAAACTAGGGACGTATGGCGCTCGGTGACTACAGCCGTTCGGCCGGTAACGACCCCTTGACTGTTAACAGATGGTTACGGGAGTGGGGGCAGCACGGGCTCGTCGGTGGGGTGCGGGTCGAAGTCGACCGAGGAGTACTCGCGCAGTTTGGTCAGCCGGTGGAAGCCGTCGATCATCCGGACCGTGCCCGACTTGGACCGCATGACGATGGACTGGGTGGTGCACCCGCCCGCCCGGTAGTGCACCCCGCGCACCAGGTCACCGTCGGTGACGCCGGTCGCGCAGAAGAACACGTTGTCTCCCCTGACCAGGTCATTTGTGAGGAGCACTCGCTCCAGATCGTGACCGGCGTCGATCGCCTTCTGGCGCTCGTCGTCGTCCTTGGGCCACAGCCGGCCCTGGATCGCGCCGCCCATGCACTTGAGCGCCGCCGCCGCGATGATGCCCTCGGGCGTGCCGCCGATCCCGACGAGCAGGTCGATGCCGGTGTTCGGGCGGGCCGCCGAGATCGCGCCGGCCACGTCGCCGTCGGAGATGAAGTGGATACGAGCGCCCGATTTCCGGACATCCGCCACCAGGGACTCGTGCCGCGGCCGGTCGAGGATGCACACCGTCACGTCGGAGACGTCGCTGTGCTTGGCCTTGGCCACCCGGCGGATGTTCTCGCCGATCGGCACCGTGATGTCGATGACGTCGGCCGCCTCCGGTCCCACGGCCAGCTTCTCCATGTAGAAGACCGCCGACGGGTCGAACATCGCGCCCCGCTCGGCCACCGCGAGCACTGCCAGCGCGTTGGGCATGCCCTTGGCCATCAGCGTCGTGCCGTCGATCGGGTCCACCGCGACGTCGCAGTCCGGACCGTCGCCGTTGCCGACCTCCTCGCCGTTGTACAGCATGGGCGCCTCGTCCTTCTCGCCCTCGCCGATCACGACCACACCGCGCATCGACACCGTGCCGATCAGCTTGCGCATCGCGTCGACGGCCGCGCCGTCGCCGCCGTTCTTGTCGCCGCGCCCCACCCACCGGCCCGCGGCCATCGACGCGGCCTCGGTGACCCGGACGAGTTCGAGCGCGAGGTTCCGGTCGGGGGCTTCGCGACGACGCTCGGACGGGCTGCTGCTGGACACCATGACGTTCCTCCTGCGATTACCGGCCGGTAGACCAATCCTCGCACGGTGTCAGGCGTCGGCCACGTCCTCCTCGGTCACAGCGAGTGCTTGATCGATCCGTTCCCGGGCCCCCGCGAGCTGCCGCTCACAGGTCTTCGCGAGCGCTTCGCCGCGTTCCCACAACGCCAGCGACTCCTCCAGCGACAGGCCGCCCGCCTCCAGCCTGCGGACCACCTCCACCAGTTCGTCCCTGGCCTCCTCGTAGCCCGGCTCGCTCACCTGGACAGCTTCCCCAATCGGTTCTGGACGTGCACCACGACGGTCGCCACGGCCTGGTCGTAGCCGACGAACGCCTCCGCGAACTCGGCACCGTCACCTTCCCGCACCGCGTCGTCGATGCGGCGCTCGGCCGCCACGACGCGCCGCCGGTGCACCGAGCCGTGCGACAGCCACCAGCGCACCCCGGCGTAGGCGGAGGTCGCCTCGGACAGGGCGTGCAGCCGGTCGAGCAGCACCTGGCCGCCGGACGTGCAGCCCGCCACCAGGGACAGCCAGCAGTCCGCCGCGGCGCGGTCCGCGGCCTCCGCCCGGTCACGCACCGTGCGCGCGCCGTCGTCGTCCGCGTTGCCGGCGGCGACCATCGTCAAGGGCAGGAACGTGGGTTCACGTGCCGGATTCGGCACCACCGCCTCCTTCCTCGGCTTCCCGGACGACCGCGTGCACCGCGCCGTCCGCGACCCGCACCCGCAGGTGGGAGCCGGCCGGCGCGTCGGAGACCGACCGGAGCACCCCGTCCACCCCGTCGGGGGTGACGAGCTGCACCACGGCGTACCCACGGGCCAGCGTGGCGGCCGGTCCGAGGGTCGTCAAGCGGGCGGTGGTCGCGATCAACCCGGACCGCTCTGAATCGAGTCTGTTCCGGATCGCCCGCCGACCCCGCTCGCGCCACTGGTCCACGTCCTGCGCCCGCCGCTCCAGCGGGCCGTGCGGGTCGGAAAGCGCAGGTCGGGTGCGCAACGCGGTGAGCAGCTTGCGCTCCCGGTCCACCCAGCCGTGCAGCGCGCGCCGGCTGCGGTCGCGCAACTGCCGGACCTTCTGCGTTTCCTCCGCCACATCGGGCACGACCCGCTTGCCCGCGTCGGTCGGCGTCGAGCAGCGCAGGTCGGCCACGTGGTCCACCAGCGGGCTGTCCGGCTCGTGCCCGATCGCCGAGAGCACCGGCGTGCGGGCCTGCGACACCGCCCGGCACAGCGCCTCGTCGGAGAACGGCAGCAGGTCCTCCACGCTGCCGCCGCCGCGGGCCAGCACGATCACGTCCACCTCGGGGTCGCGGTCCAGTGTCGACAGTGCGGTGAGGATCTGCGGCACCGCCGGCGGCCCTTGCACCGCAACGGTGATCACCCGGAACCGCGCGCCCGGCCAGCGGTTGCGGGCGTTGGTCAGCACGTCCCGCTCGGCCGCCGACGCGCGCCCGGTGATCAGCCCGATCTTGTTCGGCAGGAACGGCGGCCGGCGCTTGCGCCGCGGGTCGAACAGGCCCTCGGCGGCCAGCAGCTTCTTCAGCCGCTCGATGCGGGCCAGCAGCTCGCCGATGCCGACCGCGCGGATCTCGTCCACGCGCAGGCTCAACGTGCCCCGGTTCGGGAAGAAGTTGGGCTTGCCGTGCACCACGACCCGGCTGCCCTCGGTGAGCTGGAGGTCGCGGACCAGGTTCACCGGAGCGGTCAGCGTCATGGACATGTCCACCGACGGGTCGCGCAGGGTCAGGAACGCGGTGGCCGTGCCGGGGCGCGCGCTGAGCTGCGTGACCTGGCCCTCCACCCACACGTCGCCCAGGCGGTTGATCCAGTCGAAGATCTTGCGCGCGACCGTGCGGACCGGCCAGGGGTTCTCGGGGCTGGACTTCTCGTCAGTCACGGGGTGTCGGTGCTCGCTTCTTCGATCACGGGTGGACGTCGAGGTTCGCGATGCGCCGGGCCAGCATGCCGGTGAACTCGGGCCGGGCCGCGTGGGTGCGCTCGTGCGCGAGCAGCTGCTCCAGGTCCTCGGCGGACAGCGTGCGCAGGCGGGCCCGCAACTGCGGCAGGGTCAGCTCGTCGTAGTCCGGCAGCACGGCGGGCGGCGCGGTCTGCTCGTCGGCGGCCAGCGCGTGCTCCTCCGCCTCCCACGGGTCCTCGTCGCCCTCACCAGGGGTTTCCTCGTCGGGGTCGCCGTCCTCGTCGAACGTGGCCCACTCGGGTTCCTCCTCGGCCGGCCGCAGCCC is a window of Saccharothrix espanaensis DSM 44229 DNA encoding:
- a CDS encoding L,D-transpeptidase; this translates as MRKLGTVIAALALVFGFAAPAQAAPGTPCSIHNGACLKLSTNEAWLIYNGTASYGPVPVTHGRPGYETPTGTFSVLRKVKDDWSVPFNAPMPYSVYFTDNGIAFHEGSLSDLSHGCVHLSHEAAVTFFDNLFVGEQVQVVW
- a CDS encoding L,D-transpeptidase encodes the protein MTVEGTPCDITEGACIRLSTDESWLISGGKVEYGPVPITSGRPGYETPTGYFPVLYKVKDEWSRPYNAPMPYSTYFTDYGIAFHEGSLTDPSHGCIHLSMEAAITYFENLQVGEQVQVVA
- a CDS encoding S1 family peptidase, which translates into the protein MKVRTLLTAFAVAAGAALATVGSAAAAPTTDGGVTPYIVGGGNATQVYSFMVSLQSTSGSHFCGGSLIKANWVVTAKHCVQGRSASSIRARIGTTNRSSGGSVATGAQVVTHPSYDIALVRLATNVTQAPIVVASASGATGTATRIIGWGQTCAPRGCGGAPVTLQELNTSIVADGSCQGISGSYEICTSNPGGRAGACYGDSGGPQIKQVGGAWQLIGATSRAGNSSSTCATGPSIYMDVPAFRSWISQYAGAV
- the glpX gene encoding class II fructose-bisphosphatase; its protein translation is MVSSSSPSERRREAPDRNLALELVRVTEAASMAAGRWVGRGDKNGGDGAAVDAMRKLIGTVSMRGVVVIGEGEKDEAPMLYNGEEVGNGDGPDCDVAVDPIDGTTLMAKGMPNALAVLAVAERGAMFDPSAVFYMEKLAVGPEAADVIDITVPIGENIRRVAKAKHSDVSDVTVCILDRPRHESLVADVRKSGARIHFISDGDVAGAISAARPNTGIDLLVGIGGTPEGIIAAAALKCMGGAIQGRLWPKDDDERQKAIDAGHDLERVLLTNDLVRGDNVFFCATGVTDGDLVRGVHYRAGGCTTQSIVMRSKSGTVRMIDGFHRLTKLREYSSVDFDPHPTDEPVLPPLP
- a CDS encoding exodeoxyribonuclease VII small subunit; the protein is MSEPGYEEARDELVEVVRRLEAGGLSLEESLALWERGEALAKTCERQLAGARERIDQALAVTEEDVADA
- the xseA gene encoding exodeoxyribonuclease VII large subunit, which gives rise to MTDEKSSPENPWPVRTVARKIFDWINRLGDVWVEGQVTQLSARPGTATAFLTLRDPSVDMSMTLTAPVNLVRDLQLTEGSRVVVHGKPNFFPNRGTLSLRVDEIRAVGIGELLARIERLKKLLAAEGLFDPRRKRRPPFLPNKIGLITGRASAAERDVLTNARNRWPGARFRVITVAVQGPPAVPQILTALSTLDRDPEVDVIVLARGGGSVEDLLPFSDEALCRAVSQARTPVLSAIGHEPDSPLVDHVADLRCSTPTDAGKRVVPDVAEETQKVRQLRDRSRRALHGWVDRERKLLTALRTRPALSDPHGPLERRAQDVDQWRERGRRAIRNRLDSERSGLIATTARLTTLGPAATLARGYAVVQLVTPDGVDGVLRSVSDAPAGSHLRVRVADGAVHAVVREAEEGGGGAESGT
- a CDS encoding lipid droplet-associated protein; translated protein: MKPLPLPVRLAAGLAVTAVEQARKLPQQLAGLPVTVVSEALQLSMRIQQQVTELAIKGDDALSGLRPAEEEPEWATFDEDGDPDEETPGEGDEDPWEAEEHALAADEQTAPPAVLPDYDELTLPQLRARLRTLSAEDLEQLLAHERTHAARPEFTGMLARRIANLDVHP